The segment aGCCACTGTTGATGGAACAccttgtacatatacatatagtgtatatatatatatatatatatatatatatataaattatcaaattttaattcttaattttttgctgctttttcctttttgtaacattttttttttttttaatataatattatttttatgactatttatgtatttgaatgctacacacgcacacacacacacacacacacacacacacacacacacacacacacacacacacacacacacacacacacacacacacacgcgtgcgcgcgcgtttaAAATCTCACGCCTATcggtttataaaaaaaatatccaagaTGGAGTTAATTTATTCTTAGACTTAATGGACGGGGCAATGCGGGGCGCATGAGTTCTTGAAAGACAAATCTCTTTCCAAGAATAAAAGTTCGACGTATTGTATGTCGTTTCCGCAGTTGCCTCAATTCCACGTTGGTTGTCAGAGGAAGAAGACGGCGAATACGCCTCAGAAGGATGCAGCGGCATGCAGGAGCCGCCGGCGACGCCAGTCGCTCGTGATGAACTAGCTTTAAGGCGGCACAGATTCTTCTCCGATTTGTTACAAGCTGCACAAAATTCGACGGGCCACAGAGTGCGATTCGACCCGCTAGGACCGATGGTGCACACCGGTTAGGGATCGCTTAAATTTCcgtttattatgtatatgcgCGTGGTTCAGGAGTCAAAGTAACCCACTTTGCCTCGCGAGTCACAAATcgctctatatataatatttatttctattagtTTAATTTCTGATACAATTCTAACAGAggattcaaattattaaattaattgttaaaattttattattttattaataataattctgtgaatgtataattttaaatgtatacaatacCCTAAAAGtgatgcaataaatatatatatatatatatacatatatatatatatatatatatatatatatatatatatatatatatatatatatataaagcttaGAAACAAACCAATCGCTAGAATAACATCAAACTTAACTCTTTGTGTTTCTTTCACTACTATCAATTGGATAAGTattgaaatttgattaaaatcttGCTCTTTCTTGGTCAGGTCAGAAACTTTTGAATCTActctcatatacatatacatatatgatgaAACGTAGGAGATTCGatttaaaaacttgaaaatgaTCTGTACGTGACCTTAAAACGACTATCCAAAGTCAAATTATTACCAACATTTATGTTCCCCTTAAACAGATGTAACTTttgtgaaacatttttttctaaaactacGTATATATCGACATATTTGATTGTGAAAAGTAAAATGGCAcaccctgtgtatatatatatatatatatatatatatatatatatatatatatatatatatacacacacgcaatATGCGCGTATAGAGTAACGTCTTTATAATTCAAGTAAAaatgtcttaaaatttttttatcggaccattaattaaaaaaataattttatttaaagaaactaGATTGACTTTCGTacaatcttaatattaatatacaaggttaataaaaatagtcacTTAAGTGCAAATACAACTGACGAGATGACAGTCATATGATATATACGTGACTGTTATTTCATTATCTTCTTTGCATCTCGCTAAACATTACTCTCGATTAgccatcttttattaattgtttgttctttaataatggtttaattaaaaaattaggaatTTTTTGTCTcggattaaaattgattttgctTTTCTACAgttatgtcattttttttaggCACCCTGTGTGTGTAATGTTCcatattttaatgtcaatACAATCCGTACTCTAAACTGTatgtatagtttattttataagtttttaaaatggcAGTGCTACACCCGTAAAGTACACTAAACATGTTGATGGAGTTTAGTGCGTATATTCTTGATAGTATAGCAATAAGAACAGTCACCCGACAAACAAAGAATTCCATATTTGAGTGACTTTAATGTATCATTTGTATTCAATATTTGTCTTGTTCATAAATACtacataaaaagagaaaacaaagagtgaattaatatatcgaCCTGCGTCatgtatgatataatatacctATAGCCATATCACTTCTGAAATTTCTGCATAATGCATATAATGTATCTtcagatatatgtattgtataagaTGACAGAATTTTCTTACATGTATATGTGCTAttactattacaattatattatattataaatgattattaaatatcataaataatttattgcgcTTATTTATATGtccaagtataaatatatatttgcatgagATATTagattttctaataatagtCGAGAGTATTCTCGCGTCTTGGATATCATTTGAGATATCTTTCTTGCCAATTTTCAGAAAGTCTAGAAGGCGCAACGCCGCTAGTAAGAAATattacagaattttttaaatgtagatattttaacaaaacaaaatttttaaatatgtgtatataaaggatattttacataaaggATATGTTACAAGGTATTTTTTCTGAAACTTgacattatacaaaaaatatatcagattttatcaagattttgagagaaaaaacatgattatcttaaattttaattaaaatcatttttttaaagtccTGGAAAGATCaacttagattttttttaaagttggGGGAATCaatctaatttttctatataaatctatttctcGCAATATTCTGCGTAAAAAGTTCTTTAGGGATAAAATAGctaaaaattgattgatttactacaaattttatgcatcatattttatagtactacatattatatagtttatataaaattatgaagttaaagtgtaaaatattttgtaaattagtCAATTTTTGACCATCTACTTTTATAACTTTACGAGGAAAAATATTGCgagaaatcaatttatataaaaaaaattagaaaagtaaGTCCATTTGAAAGAACTAGACTACTAATCGTTCcatattcttgaaaaataatgattaaaattatcaacttttttgctcttaaaaataaatataaaatatttgatatatatttaataatgtaaattttcttgaaatattttatgtataatcaagTTTCGAAGAAAACACCTTGTAACATTTCATGTGCAATATGctgtgtacatataaatatacatatatacatatatatttataaatatactgttTTGAATGTGACACTTGcattatactaataatttataaacgtaTTCCAAGTACTCGAAGCATTCCAAGTGTTTAAGATTTCcagatatttttgaatttcctCGGGAAGGAATTTTATTACTCTTTATGCTCTTaccgtttatttattaattttatattattattttcaaacgcAAGTGAacgaataatcttttattgttaaaatttatagaagtatatttattatacatttgtttgcaaaataaattacaggTTGCGAGAGTAATGACAAAGAAGAACATTTAGAAGAATTGGTGAATCGGCTGGAAAACGTAACAAAACGACTCGAAAAAATACACAGTGCAGTCCAAACTCAAGATACTGCTGTACAAACAAATATACCTTCTCCGAAGAAATTTACGCCTGCTGCAAGTTCTAATTTTGAGACATTGAAACAAAATTCTTCAACATTGTTGACTCTTGATTTGAAGCcagagataattttaaatcaaactaTAAACATGTCCATAGCGGGATATGAAGATGTTTTGAATGGGCCAGTCAAGGAATACTTAGAATTAAGTCAAAAAATTGGTGGTGATGTAGCTGCTCATAGCAAACTTGTGGAGAAAGCTTTTCAGTaagtattttcaatattttcttattgaagtatcatataataaaacgtataaGCAaacgtacatataaatatattataaaaatcttaagaatcaaataaattattaaatatattttaattaattttaggatTCAACTTCAATTCGTGCAAACAGCGGCGAACCGTTCTGCACCGGCAAATCAATCCGAACAAATATCTCTGCTTGCGCCTATGTCTGTGCAAATCCAGCAGATCCAAGAATTTCGCGAGAAAAATCGTGGATCTCCGTTCTTTAATCACTTATCGGCCATTAGTGAAAGTATTCCGGCTTTAGGATGGGTTGCCATATCTCCTACGCCAGCTCCATATATAAAGGAAATGAATGACGCTGGTCAATTTTATACCAATCGTGTATTGAAAGATTGGaaggaaaagtaaaatttttctacagttatttttttgtttcagaattttaaaaattaaaagtaaaatggtataattctttttatttatagagatAAAATACACATAGACTGGTGTAAACGGTGGATACAAACTTTGACCGATCTACAACAATACGTTCGTCAACATCACACAACGGGTCTAGTATGGGGAAAAACTAGTGCTCCTGCGGGCATACCACCTCCTCCGCCTCCTTCGATGCCACTCGAAGATATCTCGTCGGTGGTGAATGATGATAGAAGTGCCCTCTTTGCTCAAATTAATCAAGGAGAAAATATCacgaaaagtaaatatttctttttttgtatgtcatattttttatacatttgtttttattttcttacaattttatttttataccatAGGTTTGAAAAAAGTTACCTCAGATATGCAAACGCATAAAAATCCTGCTTTGAGATCTGGACCTGCCCCATTTAAAGCACCAGTGGTTACTAATGTGACACAAATAAAAAGTGTGTTACCTGCTAATGTACCTATTGATAAACCACCAGTATTTACTCGAGATGGTAAAAAATGGCTTGTGGTAGGTAATTAATGTTTCATAATaaacaagtaaataaatatatctatttatttacttgtgcatataaatttatgtactaTTATATGTCAGATTTCATAACATAAGGGCGTAATGTCCACAATTAACTTTACAGAAATGAGCGATAAAATTCGCATTTGATACATAAGAAtacatttagatatttattgtctatatttattatctctacatttatttctcataattattagattaattaaaatgtagcTTTGTTGTAAGATGCAAAATGTATAAGAGATTTCATAtaccttaatatttttatttatttattttttttatttattaggaaTATGTCTCTCTATTGTGAAAcccttatatataaaataaaaacttttcttttataggAGTATCAGAAGGGAGAAAACTTAGTAGTCGATAATGTGGAAATGAATAATGTGATTTATATGTTTCGATGTCAAGATAGTACACTTACTATTAAAGGCAAAGTAAATTCCATCGTTATGGATTCTTGTCGTAAATCATCCGTTGTATTTGATTCTCTTGTATCCAGTATCGAATTTGTTAATTGTCAAAGCGTACAAATGCAGGTATGTATggatgcaatatttttattagtgtaTGTCGTGCTATATTATTATGGTTTtaaacaaagatataaaaaacatcaattatgcttaaaaaataatactgtcAAGTGTTGATATAAGAAGAAAGTTTTCTTTTGTCATatgataaattgtttttttgacgttgctcttaattttttacaatatatttgcatataatttagtataaatttagtataaagTAGTtgtaaaagtgtaaaaattatttagaaaatatattcttcttataaaagagaattcaataaataaaaatcttaaaaatatttagatagataaatattgtatatgtctaattatatattaatcggAGATTGATGTGTATGTATCTGTAATGGAAGATcttggtaatttttttttctgtgcttTCAATAATtcataagttatttttatgcattacTTGTTATAAAGTAAAcacatactttaaattaaactcaaataatttttccacaGATTATCATTTggtataatagatatataatggcTGTCCCTTtagaaactatattttatacatatttatttttatatttgatttattatcatgtatagatattttatctgaATATTTGTTTCAGTTGCTaagaatttctatattttgtttattagaGATTGAATCTCTGAATCTTTCTTTGCTATTATCATctcattaacattattatctcGGTATATCATTACATTTCTCCAATTTCTtaacaaatttgtttttctctgtatttaatttattatacagcttttacatacaaatatttatttatcaaaacatTGCACAATCTTTTTGTcttttgtgaaatttatacGAGTCTTTTCCTTGTAGCATAGTTAATGAACTTTTTATATGCACTtgtgtttcattttttttaagttctaAACGATTTTTTAAACTCAATATGcaagatgtaatatatatgctttgtgatatgatatatttagtTTGAGTTGTAGGTTGTaacttattttctttatttattttcattattgtatAAGTTTGTATAAGATTGATGCAATTTTCTCCTGTTGTCTTTCAAAGGATcataatgcataaaaaatgaatgtgatctttttaaatataaattaggatatttaaatctttactttTACTTGTTATTAAGAATAACACTTTTAATTTGGGAATctgcaataaatattctattaaatgaTTCTGTTGGAAGCgataaatgtgtgtgtatgtgtatatgagATGATCTGtagatattttatcattttattttaaaattatttaatgatatctcGTGTGTCTATAATCTTTTGTCTGCATTAGTTGTTTTTTGCATCAAAAAATCATGTCCTGATTTATCTAAGATGATATTTCAACAAGTTTTgctaaattacaatattcgaaatttaaaaaaatatttttttaccaagttactatacatttttgtatccgaatattttatttatagagatttgtttcttttaataatgttttgttttcttttgtaCATTTCGACTTAgtatgtgtgtttgtgtgtttTACATTTGATAGAGacttaaaagatatattatatactattttgatattacTATTTCTTTGTTGGTGCAGCAAGAATTGGTACAGAAAATCGAACTGCAGTTAGTTTTTGCCACACATTTATCGTGTCCCATTTCAATAATCTTTGTATTAGTTTTTGCAACATCAAGCggaacatataatattactgaAGATTTACTTTTAGCATTGTGTCTGTTTGTTTTTCACGAAAATTTGCACTTAAATCAACTactcttcttttatttattttgtcattGTTTATATCTGTCGTAATATAGGGTGTGTCCAAATCCAAATTGTGTGTAGATTTTGAAcgatttttatagtaatattttaaagttactGGACGATATAAAtcagtttctttcttttttaattctactgTTGCTGACTGCTgagtattatttttgttaaagaacTTCATAGGCGCAAACATTCCTCGATTTTTTCTTAGACATATGTCTGAATagcattttaagatattatctTTGATAGAAATTTGCTGTTTACAATTCGGTCCTGTATTTAGTAAAAGATtagatgaattatttaaagaattaacaCCTTGATCAGCGCTATTGCAGTTAGACGTTGAGGTCAATCTATCGTGCAATATTATATGACTTGTTTCATTTAAACATGGTAAAATATCACGTTTATCTTGATACCGAAGCACTTTGCGCACTTTGGAGATTGCtctattttgattttgaagAAAAGCATCTATGTAAtctctgatattttttatatgctcTAATATAAGATCTTCGAATTTTAACATTGTCGATGAATGTTCATCGGCGCTTTCTCTGATATTTTCTCGCGAATTTACACGAGTCTGAATATTTCCCAAGACAGTTTTTGTTTGCACTAATTTCTCATTCGTATCGATTTCACTCTGATGTTCCATACTGACTGGTATCACGATCGAAATAACTTTTTCATAAACCGGGGCTTTCAAGGAACCATTACtttcaactttattattattagaaattgtcAAATTGGTAATGCTAAAATATCGCGAGGGTGTTtcggaaatataattttgattttctacGTTTCTTTTGCTCTCGTTTTGATACgtaaatgtatttacattttgcaaatattcaGGAATTAAGTCGCGTCGTTGTTTCATTTCTAAACAAATATAACATTGATTAATTTCACTATGAGAATCGCTGGTAATTGGTTGTTCCATTTTGATGTCTACTATTATTGAaggaaaattattgttatttaattccGATAGAAGTTCATCTCTGacattattctcttttatatcatCTATAGGGCACTCTTTTCTCGATTGCGCACGTGTTAATAAAGCTTTCTTAAAATGTAAAGCTTCTTGAAGCAATAATGCTGTAGATTTCTCTTCTCTGTCGCTATCGTTTGATATTTTACTTTGACCGCTATTTTGAGATGTGATTACATTTTCTCGGTATTGTTCCCAGTTAAATATATCGCtacattttttagtaaaatttttaatcgaagATGCTTTGTTTTGGATTTGATTACTTTGATCTTCGAAAGATTCGGGTGCAATTTTTCCCGATACTATCTCGGGTATCTTTTTTCtaagattaaataaagttGTTTTCGTCATATCTTCAGTTTGCAATGTGACATTATTGGAACATTGATCGAACGCTTTAGATCTATTCGTTGAATATTCGACTGAGGAAGATGATGAATTTTCTTCTGAGCGATCAAATTCGAAATATTCGCAACTACTATTTGCAATCGAGCATTGTATTCGTCGCAAATTTCCCTTTGAATTTTCGTCATTGCAATTtgtatcgattttattttcattacttttCTCAATACCTGTAAACTCATTGATTTCATTGATCTTATCTGTTGACTCCTGCCTTTCCGAAGCTCGGCTTATATCTTGATACGTTCGTAATACGTTATGTAAACTGCGAAGTCTCTTTTTAACTTCGTTCAGAGTTTTCTGGGAAGATTGTACATTATTTTGCGTTGCCTGACTTATtggaaaaattgaaacaacGTCCTTTGGTAATGCATCATTATTCGTTACACCTACAGCGCCAGTAGATACATTTACGTTACTTTGATGACGTATTTCTTTATTAGCATTTTGTATCGTTTtatccttttccttttccttttcttttttcatacattccatcttatttactttttcttctttcattgTTATATAAGCATCATGAGATGTCttcatttcttttctcatAAATAAAGCTACCTAGAAtatgtaagtaaaaatataaaattatcagattatataattatttatcacctGATTCAAGTATGAGTAtagtgattaatataataacctGTTTCGTTGAATCAGCAGCTTTCGAAGAAGTTTTACTCATTTCTGACGAAATTTCCGATTTATTCAACGaatgtaaacatttattattatattccaagTCTTTAAGAAACGATTTACATCTATAGATAGTATCTGTGATGTTTTggcataaattatatgtttcatttGTCGGATATGTTGAATATTTGCCATTCTGAGTTAAGAGCGTTCTTGAAAATTGATGATTAATTTCGCTCGagttcaaagataaaaattttacattttgccaTTGCAATATGGAATCTTCACTTTTAGAAACATCACTTTCTctatgtcaaaaaaattaatcagttTTACTAACAGGTTTAcaataagaataaagaaaacgcACTCGAATAAGGATCATAAGGGAATATATTACGTGTTGCTCTTTACGTGACTAATTGtaggataaaatattattgcatatacatTAACGAAGTCTATTTACTATTTCAtaagtaatttattagaaattaattaattattatttttaacttcttTGTGTACTTTTGAGACACATGCTTTTTCCGATCATCCGACTTGAATAATGTCATTCTATTTTTCCGCAATTTTTTcggatttaaattatagatttgaTATGGTAATGGCCATGTTccatattgcattttatacgTTAAGACATTGACCTTCAATTCTAAATCATGAATTTTATGTCCAACTTTATTTAGTATTTGTTTAttcaacataatattttcCGTATGTATCGTTTTGTAATACTTTATACGAATGAGTATTATGGAAGCGACAGCTATCACAAGAACCTTTAAATATTAGAGAGACATGAAGTATACAATTCAAAGTTATTCTACAATCTTAAACATATTGATATATCGGAGAAAgcctaaattttcaaataaaaaaattcagatacaaaaatttatttgtttaaaaaaattatatgttaaaatttaaaatgttaattatgtgCTAATAATGTATAGAATGATTATGTTCCTTTTTTTACCcatataatttcttcttttgtcAAATAATCAACGACATCAGACACTACTTCGCACCATAAATAATTTGCCACCGCGATTACACATTCCTTCCACCTTCTTTCGCATGTGACCGCTACAGTTTCGAAATTTCCACCTAAAGGTTTCCATTCGTTGAATTCTTTGGAAAGTAGATTTCTTCAGTACAGATCATTGTTTTCATCTAATCTAAggtaatgtaatgtaaaagatataaaagtgATCTCTCACCAACTTTCCACGGCATTTTTATAAACGGTTTTTGTTCGagtaatatagataaattgtttgtaaaattCGAGGAACTGTCAAATCTTCCATTACTGATATGTTCAACATGATATTCAACCGAAGAAGTTAGCGTGCACTAGCAATTGTTATTCAAAAGTAGTCTGAATATATTGCTAGcttctttgaaatattgaaaatattgtgccagtatatatatatatatatatatatatatatataattctaatttttaacaattgaaTCTTTTTTGTACTTACAGGTTCTTGGGAAAGTACCTACAATTTCTATTGACAAGACGGACGGTTGTCAAATGTATTTAAGTACTGAATCTTTGAATGTTGAACTCATTACTAGTAAATCTAGTGAAATGAATGTTATGATACCCAAAGCAAATGGAGATTATGTAAGTTTTCTTTCAATCAATTTGGAGATGTGTGGTCGCAAttgttgcaattatataaatatattatattacagagtGAATACCCGGTACCAGAACAATTTAAGACTACTATTAACCAGAATGGTCTTAATACTACAGCTATCGATTCACTTGGTTGAAAGCATAAGAGATTTGTTTAAATCTATAGCCTatcttcttaataatataactcaTTAAAGGTATGATTATATCAAAgagatattatcaatttattaatattattattatttattgtcttttttgtgaagttaaaaaaaaagatccaATACTGCACATCTTATTTATGTGTAACACGTTGACTTCgtgttaatatacatatgatcaGGTTTCAAATGGACATGTAatgaattgtataattattactaaaagaTACATTTGGTAATAAGcggtaaacttatttattaaaattatttaagggactttattacaaaaatataaactaatatcAAATTACAAAGTCAACGTGAATTATATCGATTCAGATTAGACATGTTGAATTAGATTTGATAGTCAAAATACCTGTATAAAACTCCTATTGCCTCACTACAACAATACTGAAATCTGATAtctgaagtaaaaaaaagattttgattttttattaaataccaaaaaaatcataaataaataaataaattagttttttttatatgtccaCCACTTGCAttcaatatgtattaaaaaaatattgtgaaaaattcCTCTTTTATCCtgcatatatgcaaaaatatatatgtaattattatacattctaCATTTTCAATGGAAATGAAGTTTTTACAATTGATCAAGATATGGCTATCAACGAATcctgaaaaaattctttagtttattttatcaataatgcaTACTATCAAATGCGAGTGATAATGCACGACAAAACTTAGTTTGAAGTttaacacaataaaaaaattttatataaatttataattctttcacttttaatgtaataatttatattatgcagtAAAGGATCagtaatcttattaattagaatGTATTATTAGAGATTATTACAGGATTTTTTATGAGCAACTATTCACACAGAAAgatggtatatatatagagagagggtgagagtgagagtgagagtgatgatgatgatgatgatggtgatggtgatggtgatggtgatggtgttatacatattattgattaaaaactttatttttaaatagcttttttatacatttacatcatttttttttatgatgcaAGAAGTTTTGCTCAAACCTGTTGCTGCACACAGTATTTACTGAATactaaattgaataaatattgtacatggACAGTTAACAGGAGAAACAAATTACTAGGCCTCTGAGCATTACTTATGAATGGTATTGAATGTCATCGTAAATAGTTCGATATGCTTTGCCTCTGATAAACTTTTGCTCTATGTGTATATCATGTTTTTTGGTACTATACAGTATTTATTAATGGAAtactacttatatatatatatatatatatatatatatatatataatattgaaaacttGAGTAGAAATCTAACAGCGTGATATCTAATAAAAGAGTACACTagtactaaatattaatactagtAGTACTAGTATTAATAGTATTACTACTTAGGTAAACTTAAGTAATGTTAActtacttaaataaaatattaaataataagaacgtTTGTAACAAATAACAGCGATATTATAagcaaatttttcatttgtctgTATCGcacaattgtaataaatacatacttATTTCATGTAGACTTTTTAACTTAACGACAGTACACATCTTATATATACAGCCAAAGTTTCTTATTCGTGGATTTACTATTTGCACTATTTCCGATAATCGcggaaaatttataatcactCTTTTTATTCGCGACcagaaaatttcatatttacgttcaaaattttaattctattatttttataaattcttcatCAAAATTGATTCTTAATGGGAAAAaagcttgatttaaaaaaaaaagtcctaTTATTCGcagttttttatattcccGGAACCTATCCTTCGTGAATAATAAGCTTTGACTGTATGTAGAATGAGTACAAAGAGTAGAACCGATAAAATATCTCAAGAACAagacatttagaaaaaaatgtttcataccAAAGTTATAAGACTTAACAAGATgcattaaatgaattttaactATAAATGACATTGTCAGGGCTAGGTCATTATCTAGATAAACGAAATAAATCATCtttataacaataagataaaacTTTGTCTTATCTTTAGCTAGAGAATTTCAAAGTAATCTACACGAAACACTGCTATTACACATACGTATGAAcacatacaaacacacacGCGTGCactagaaaaaattttacagtacaaattatataaaaaatacattttacattttaattatataaaaaatacatttgtaaagTTGGAATATAACGACGT is part of the Anoplolepis gracilipes chromosome 2, ASM4749672v1, whole genome shotgun sequence genome and harbors:
- the Capt gene encoding adenylyl cyclase-associated protein 1 isoform X1 gives rise to the protein MIIIEDRRAATRIIITSDNAKTNGIRIMFKCCICNNISKKTNAETKSRSDDTPIGSPKLTTISKKIDNEIKILIRADKLNGNLQQSEDTISAALEFTPVHTNSTIKNSCEIEQNKNANIKDNSNLVSIKKETDNLIDEDNSSFDNIAEDQMENVNSGAFSAINNNLYDTSGYIERTIDDGPEDEGDDSVFEACSSGNETAKKAPPVASIPRWLSEEEDGEYASEGCSGMQEPPATPVARDELALRRHRFFSDLLQAAQNSTGHRVRFDPLGPMVHTGCESNDKEEHLEELVNRLENVTKRLEKIHSAVQTQDTAVQTNIPSPKKFTPAASSNFETLKQNSSTLLTLDLKPEIILNQTINMSIAGYEDVLNGPVKEYLELSQKIGGDVAAHSKLVEKAFQIQLQFVQTAANRSAPANQSEQISLLAPMSVQIQQIQEFREKNRGSPFFNHLSAISESIPALGWVAISPTPAPYIKEMNDAGQFYTNRVLKDWKEKDKIHIDWCKRWIQTLTDLQQYVRQHHTTGLVWGKTSAPAGIPPPPPPSMPLEDISSVVNDDRSALFAQINQGENITKSLKKVTSDMQTHKNPALRSGPAPFKAPVVTNVTQIKSVLPANVPIDKPPVFTRDGKKWLVEYQKGENLVVDNVEMNNVIYMFRCQDSTLTIKGKVNSIVMDSCRKSSVVFDSLVSSIEFVNCQSVQMQVLGKVPTISIDKTDGCQMYLSTESLNVELITSKSSEMNVMIPKANGDYSEYPVPEQFKTTINQNGLNTTAIDSLG
- the Capt gene encoding adenylyl cyclase-associated protein 1 isoform X3; this translates as MQEPPATPVARDELALRRHRFFSDLLQAAQNSTGHRVRFDPLGPMVHTGCESNDKEEHLEELVNRLENVTKRLEKIHSAVQTQDTAVQTNIPSPKKFTPAASSNFETLKQNSSTLLTLDLKPEIILNQTINMSIAGYEDVLNGPVKEYLELSQKIGGDVAAHSKLVEKAFQIQLQFVQTAANRSAPANQSEQISLLAPMSVQIQQIQEFREKNRGSPFFNHLSAISESIPALGWVAISPTPAPYIKEMNDAGQFYTNRVLKDWKEKDKIHIDWCKRWIQTLTDLQQYVRQHHTTGLVWGKTSAPAGIPPPPPPSMPLEDISSVVNDDRSALFAQINQGENITKSLKKVTSDMQTHKNPALRSGPAPFKAPVVTNVTQIKSVLPANVPIDKPPVFTRDGKKWLVEYQKGENLVVDNVEMNNVIYMFRCQDSTLTIKGKVNSIVMDSCRKSSVVFDSLVSSIEFVNCQSVQMQVLGKVPTISIDKTDGCQMYLSTESLNVELITSKSSEMNVMIPKANGDYSEYPVPEQFKTTINQNGLNTTAIDSLG
- the Capt gene encoding adenylyl cyclase-associated protein 1 isoform X2; the protein is MFKCCICNNISKKTNAETKSRSDDTPIGSPKLTTISKKIDNEIKILIRADKLNGNLQQSEDTISAALEFTPVHTNSTIKNSCEIEQNKNANIKDNSNLVSIKKETDNLIDEDNSSFDNIAEDQMENVNSGAFSAINNNLYDTSGYIERTIDDGPEDEGDDSVFEACSSGNETAKKAPPVASIPRWLSEEEDGEYASEGCSGMQEPPATPVARDELALRRHRFFSDLLQAAQNSTGHRVRFDPLGPMVHTGCESNDKEEHLEELVNRLENVTKRLEKIHSAVQTQDTAVQTNIPSPKKFTPAASSNFETLKQNSSTLLTLDLKPEIILNQTINMSIAGYEDVLNGPVKEYLELSQKIGGDVAAHSKLVEKAFQIQLQFVQTAANRSAPANQSEQISLLAPMSVQIQQIQEFREKNRGSPFFNHLSAISESIPALGWVAISPTPAPYIKEMNDAGQFYTNRVLKDWKEKDKIHIDWCKRWIQTLTDLQQYVRQHHTTGLVWGKTSAPAGIPPPPPPSMPLEDISSVVNDDRSALFAQINQGENITKSLKKVTSDMQTHKNPALRSGPAPFKAPVVTNVTQIKSVLPANVPIDKPPVFTRDGKKWLVEYQKGENLVVDNVEMNNVIYMFRCQDSTLTIKGKVNSIVMDSCRKSSVVFDSLVSSIEFVNCQSVQMQVLGKVPTISIDKTDGCQMYLSTESLNVELITSKSSEMNVMIPKANGDYSEYPVPEQFKTTINQNGLNTTAIDSLG